A window of Fibrobacter sp. UWB11 contains these coding sequences:
- a CDS encoding copper resistance protein NlpE N-terminal domain-containing protein encodes MGCSEQKTEPLPDLPPVEIPADVFGFYSGKMPCDDCRQRVVDMDLFNDGKVVAVETILKDSAKVDTLRGTFVYADSIVKVSLSENSINWAFKRDRVGNLAFMKLGDVYRDSDGMKAVLIRFYKKLKK; translated from the coding sequence TTGGGATGTTCCGAACAAAAAACGGAGCCGCTTCCTGATTTGCCGCCCGTAGAAATTCCTGCGGATGTTTTTGGCTTTTATTCAGGAAAAATGCCTTGTGATGATTGCAGGCAGCGTGTTGTAGATATGGACTTGTTCAATGACGGCAAGGTTGTTGCTGTCGAGACTATCCTCAAAGATTCCGCGAAAGTCGATACGCTCCGCGGAACGTTCGTGTATGCCGATAGTATTGTTAAGGTCAGCTTGTCGGAGAATTCGATAAATTGGGCGTTCAAGCGTGATAGGGTAGGGAATCTTGCCTTTATGAAGCTTGGCGATGTCTATCGTGATTCTGATGGCATGAAGGCTGTGCTAATTCGTTTTTATAAAAAACTTAAAAAGTAA
- a CDS encoding helicase C-terminal domain-containing protein, protein MKMEKIPAFVALDLETTGLDFEKDEIIEVALVRFENGEPKENLDFLVKPTSAELRPFIETLTGINKANLESAPDFATVAGQICSFVGDLPIVAHNAVFDSKFLKQTFAKVGISYDSHVFWDSLTLSRIAFQDVPNHRLDTLVQELDIERSRAHRALPDADACGRLFVKALEKISTMDPWIYDALSQVAKGSGYETLFTSKVEKLAAPKYKLPSAPAPEALPKSRAPRVSEFFKEGGFISFVVDDYKPRHNQQDFASVMERNMYKGGLCVLEAPTGSGKTLSYLITAANKAITGERVLISTATRTLQEQLWTQSIPQIAKIYNGELRPAILKGRDNYLCLRKFEELLMHPQTLLSAEERDSFMALIPWVLTTETGDINECNSFSQSRNRVLWSKLSCSASCCNGENHSCHENCPALIAKRKAMNANMVLVNHSLFLSDLQLDFALLPSYEHIVFDEAHRLPEISNQIFGRSISFFGFRNIAKTLEPSKAGGDGLIAEIASRIPAEQPELHELCDKLSESLAEAEKALHRFFMKIGKKLAKQKNGRSGFTYTNSILAEYEADPATFLEQYNNARGFAEKLVAAAANMEALKGVVSDLDGRMAEIGHFISDFEFVTKAGRNDWVFYMEEPFNPHTIKLHAVPLHSGKVWKEKFYPWIKSATFTSATLSVQADLSYFLQKMGMDTLRVKQPFVRVYTEQSDVNERRSVMVAKFLPKPSAPEFGDALNDTLLKVLPNVEENTMVLFTSVATMMKAQAALAPAFAERNKLLLCQHVDGSLDGLVAMFRKERGACLLGCQSLWEGVDFPGDALKLLVITKLPFPNPTDPLVAGITNEMKAANKNFFKDYFVPEAYIELRQGMGRLLRNDSDSGKVLILDNRVILERYGKTFSRIWNFKQRIAGSVSDIERFVK, encoded by the coding sequence ATGAAGATGGAAAAAATTCCCGCATTTGTGGCGCTAGACTTGGAAACGACCGGACTTGATTTCGAGAAAGACGAAATCATCGAGGTGGCTTTAGTTCGCTTTGAAAATGGCGAACCGAAGGAAAATCTCGATTTTCTGGTGAAGCCGACTTCTGCAGAACTTCGTCCCTTTATTGAGACGCTTACCGGCATTAACAAGGCAAATTTGGAAAGTGCTCCGGATTTTGCAACGGTTGCAGGGCAGATTTGCTCGTTTGTCGGGGATCTTCCGATTGTAGCCCATAATGCCGTTTTTGATTCCAAGTTCCTCAAGCAGACTTTTGCAAAGGTCGGCATTTCTTACGATTCCCATGTGTTCTGGGATTCGCTTACGCTTTCGCGCATTGCGTTCCAGGATGTTCCGAACCATCGCCTTGATACTCTTGTGCAGGAACTCGATATTGAACGTAGCCGTGCTCACCGCGCTTTGCCCGATGCCGATGCATGCGGTCGCTTGTTTGTAAAGGCTCTTGAAAAGATTTCTACGATGGACCCGTGGATCTACGATGCTCTTTCTCAAGTTGCCAAGGGCTCTGGCTACGAGACGCTTTTCACTTCAAAAGTCGAAAAACTTGCTGCTCCGAAGTACAAGCTGCCATCCGCTCCTGCTCCGGAAGCTTTGCCCAAGTCCAGGGCTCCGCGCGTGAGTGAGTTCTTCAAGGAAGGCGGATTCATTTCGTTTGTTGTCGATGATTACAAGCCGCGCCACAACCAGCAAGATTTTGCCTCGGTCATGGAACGCAACATGTACAAGGGCGGCCTCTGCGTGCTCGAAGCTCCGACCGGTTCTGGCAAGACACTCTCGTACTTGATTACCGCAGCGAACAAGGCTATTACTGGCGAACGTGTTTTAATCAGTACGGCAACTCGCACTTTGCAGGAACAGCTCTGGACGCAATCTATCCCGCAGATTGCAAAGATTTACAATGGCGAGCTCCGCCCCGCAATTTTGAAGGGCCGCGACAATTACCTTTGCCTTCGCAAGTTCGAAGAATTGTTGATGCATCCGCAAACGCTCCTCTCCGCTGAAGAACGTGATTCCTTCATGGCTCTGATACCATGGGTGCTCACAACCGAAACGGGCGACATCAACGAATGTAATTCCTTTAGCCAGAGCCGCAATCGTGTGCTTTGGTCCAAGCTTTCGTGCAGTGCCTCTTGCTGCAATGGCGAAAATCACTCGTGTCACGAAAACTGCCCGGCGCTCATTGCAAAGCGCAAGGCCATGAATGCGAACATGGTGCTCGTGAACCATTCGCTCTTCCTTTCGGACTTGCAACTTGATTTTGCGTTGCTCCCGTCTTACGAGCACATCGTCTTTGACGAAGCGCACCGCTTGCCCGAAATCAGCAACCAGATATTTGGTCGTTCTATCTCGTTCTTCGGATTCAGAAATATTGCGAAAACGCTTGAACCCTCCAAAGCTGGTGGCGATGGCCTCATTGCAGAAATTGCAAGCCGTATCCCGGCAGAACAGCCGGAACTTCACGAACTTTGCGACAAACTTTCTGAATCCTTGGCCGAAGCTGAAAAGGCTCTGCACCGCTTCTTCATGAAGATTGGCAAAAAGCTTGCCAAACAGAAGAATGGCCGTAGCGGCTTTACGTACACGAATAGCATTCTCGCTGAATACGAAGCAGACCCGGCTACGTTCCTCGAACAGTACAACAATGCCCGTGGCTTTGCTGAAAAGCTCGTTGCCGCGGCTGCGAACATGGAGGCCCTCAAGGGTGTCGTGAGCGACCTCGATGGCCGTATGGCCGAAATTGGACATTTCATTTCGGACTTTGAATTTGTCACAAAGGCTGGCCGCAATGATTGGGTCTTCTACATGGAAGAGCCGTTTAATCCGCATACCATCAAGCTGCATGCAGTTCCGCTCCACTCCGGTAAAGTCTGGAAAGAAAAATTCTACCCGTGGATCAAGTCTGCGACGTTCACGTCTGCAACGCTTTCTGTGCAGGCAGACCTTTCGTACTTCTTGCAGAAAATGGGTATGGATACGCTCAGGGTAAAACAGCCGTTTGTTCGCGTTTATACGGAACAGTCCGATGTGAATGAACGCCGCTCTGTGATGGTCGCAAAGTTCCTCCCGAAGCCTTCGGCTCCGGAATTTGGCGATGCCTTGAACGATACGCTTTTGAAGGTGCTTCCGAATGTCGAAGAAAATACGATGGTGCTCTTCACAAGTGTCGCAACGATGATGAAGGCGCAGGCTGCACTTGCTCCGGCATTTGCCGAACGCAACAAGCTTTTGCTTTGCCAGCATGTCGATGGCTCGCTTGACGGTCTCGTGGCGATGTTCCGCAAGGAACGTGGCGCTTGCCTCTTGGGCTGCCAAAGCCTTTGGGAAGGCGTGGATTTCCCGGGTGATGCGCTCAAGTTGCTCGTCATTACGAAGCTCCCGTTCCCGAACCCGACAGATCCGCTTGTCGCTGGTATCACGAACGAGATGAAGGCTGCCAACAAGAACTTCTTCAAGGATTACTTTGTACCTGAAGCTTACATCGAACTCCGTCAGGGTATGGGGCGCCTCTTGCGCAACGATTCCGATTCCGGCAAGGTCCTTATTTTGGATAACCGTGTTATCCTCGAACGCTACGGCAAGACCTTCTCCCGCATTTGGAACTTCAAGCAGCGCATCGCAGGCTCCGTCTCCGATATCGAAAGATTCGTGAAGTAA
- a CDS encoding diguanylate cyclase encodes MILSDDTSIQNAAFLAEKLRKAIESSTLITQQQVTCSFGVTEMVPGEDPKSFIARADKALYTSKESGRNRVTVATFRRNH; translated from the coding sequence GTGATTCTGAGTGACGACACGAGCATCCAGAATGCCGCGTTCCTTGCTGAAAAACTCCGCAAGGCAATTGAATCGTCAACGCTCATTACGCAGCAGCAGGTGACTTGCTCCTTTGGCGTGACCGAGATGGTTCCGGGCGAAGATCCGAAGTCCTTCATTGCCCGTGCCGACAAGGCCTTGTACACATCGAAGGAAAGTGGACGTAACCGCGTTACCGTGGCAACGTTCAGGCGTAACCATTAA
- a CDS encoding SGNH/GDSL hydrolase family protein: MNLVRIFLLLSALAAFSFGASSTMENLLFNGRWSHAGGVSRASAPAASITFNARASKITFTVEGHSRWRLDRDGKQIEQFEVDSKENRTIKVQDDGSFRKYRFIKISESGVPEIKFYGISVDGEFGEAPKPSSRRIEFIGDSFTAGYGCEGSSAEDAPEFDKTNASKSYAYLLASGFNADYQVNAYSGRGLVRNYDNMVPEWTYERLYDYTVMGSVTSYSKPERWDLEKFHPQVIVIFEGINDFQGNPPYADKGKFKKAYAKLLEKLRKAHPGVKFLLVSTKVWPNDDLGPTIKSIYDEQIAAGYKDLDYKHVFTSNVGLHGHPDTHSQEELANTLRPIIARLGGWLSR; encoded by the coding sequence ATGAATCTTGTCCGCATATTCCTTTTGCTGAGTGCGCTTGCTGCGTTCTCGTTCGGAGCTTCCTCGACTATGGAAAATCTGTTGTTCAATGGCCGTTGGTCCCATGCAGGCGGTGTAAGCCGTGCCAGTGCGCCTGCCGCATCCATCACATTTAACGCCAGGGCCTCCAAAATTACGTTTACGGTCGAAGGCCATTCTCGCTGGCGCCTTGACCGTGACGGCAAGCAGATTGAACAGTTCGAAGTCGATTCTAAGGAAAACCGAACCATCAAAGTGCAGGACGACGGTTCGTTCCGCAAGTACCGCTTTATCAAGATTAGCGAAAGCGGTGTTCCTGAAATCAAGTTCTACGGCATTTCTGTCGATGGCGAGTTTGGTGAAGCCCCCAAGCCGTCCAGTCGCCGCATCGAGTTCATCGGCGATTCCTTTACCGCTGGTTACGGTTGCGAGGGTTCCTCTGCAGAGGACGCTCCCGAGTTCGACAAGACAAATGCCTCCAAGAGCTATGCCTACCTCCTTGCGAGCGGTTTCAATGCCGACTACCAGGTGAATGCCTACAGCGGACGCGGTCTTGTGCGCAACTACGACAATATGGTACCCGAATGGACGTATGAACGCCTCTATGATTACACGGTCATGGGTTCGGTGACCTCGTATTCAAAGCCGGAACGCTGGGATTTGGAAAAGTTCCACCCGCAAGTGATTGTGATTTTCGAGGGAATTAACGATTTTCAGGGGAATCCGCCGTATGCAGATAAAGGAAAATTCAAGAAAGCGTATGCAAAATTGCTTGAAAAGCTCCGTAAAGCTCACCCAGGTGTGAAATTTTTGCTTGTTTCTACGAAAGTTTGGCCTAATGATGACCTTGGTCCGACAATAAAGTCTATTTACGATGAACAAATTGCCGCTGGATACAAGGACTTGGACTACAAACACGTCTTTACATCGAATGTCGGTTTGCATGGTCACCCCGACACTCATTCCCAGGAAGAACTCGCGAATACCTTGAGGCCCATAATCGCTCGACTTGGAGGGTGGCTTTCAAGATAA
- a CDS encoding TIGR02147 family protein, whose product MKPIFEYTDYREWIRDAFEDFKKRKTVISWRYMAMKLGADPGNLLRISQGKIHLAVNFIKPMAEFFELDEKEAAYWSELVYFGRAKSDQEALNHYEKMQALKGIPLKRLAKKELEFYRHWYYNAIRSVIGICNFKDDYEGLAESCTPAITVEQAKDAIKLLHDLNMISEGKDGYWKVNDTFVSTGGNWRSEAVRTFQKETIRLAGESLERHAPPLRDISTVTMTFNMNDIQLIREKIKEFRSDLLRLSQDGTGDDTVFQLNVQLFPLAFTKKLQEKSK is encoded by the coding sequence GTGAAACCGATTTTTGAATATACTGATTATCGCGAATGGATTAGAGATGCTTTTGAAGATTTCAAAAAGCGTAAGACCGTTATATCCTGGCGATACATGGCTATGAAACTCGGTGCGGATCCAGGAAATCTTCTCCGTATTTCGCAGGGCAAGATTCACCTTGCGGTAAACTTCATCAAGCCGATGGCTGAATTTTTCGAGCTTGACGAAAAGGAAGCGGCCTACTGGTCGGAACTCGTGTACTTCGGACGTGCAAAGAGCGACCAGGAAGCGTTGAACCATTATGAGAAGATGCAGGCCTTGAAAGGTATCCCTTTGAAGCGTCTTGCCAAAAAAGAACTGGAATTTTACCGTCATTGGTACTATAACGCTATCCGTTCCGTAATCGGTATTTGTAATTTTAAAGATGATTATGAAGGGCTCGCGGAGTCTTGCACGCCGGCAATCACGGTGGAGCAGGCCAAGGATGCTATCAAGCTCCTCCACGACCTGAACATGATTTCTGAGGGAAAGGACGGGTACTGGAAAGTGAATGATACGTTTGTGAGTACAGGTGGCAACTGGAGATCCGAAGCTGTTCGGACATTCCAGAAAGAAACGATTCGCCTTGCGGGTGAATCGCTTGAACGCCATGCGCCCCCTCTTCGCGATATCAGTACCGTGACGATGACGTTCAACATGAACGACATTCAGCTCATCCGCGAAAAAATCAAGGAGTTCCGTTCGGACCTGCTCCGTCTGTCGCAGGATGGAACTGGCGATGATACCGTGTTCCAGCTGAATGTTCAGTTGTTCCCGCTTGCGTTTACCAAGAAATTACAGGAGAAGTCAAAATGA
- a CDS encoding Ig-like domain-containing domain, translating to MIAACATQVAPSGGPEDKLPPRVAAVSPAPMTTNHPNELSVKLEFDEWINASIPRGAISISPPIEKKLRYEVHGKMLEVYSRAELDTGTTYTVTFAGGIKDLRGNALAKPFQVVFSTGAIIDSLTLSGRVMVPDSLVRKKNYPSVGLYLMGAERESKRYLEKYRDTVTHVLDSLPMLTKEEPLYITAADSIGNFTFTGLKAGHYRVVAFVDGNGNHKIEPSSELAGVWVSDLQLNETVHDTLWIALANQDTSLMELDNVTQPFKDVLEANFTRRVYFDSAFADTSNCYLSSKDGDTLYPRLVYLSTSSAPRFYFDPKPKDEVLYKFVCSNGKDSLNHVLDTARNYAEIEWKEMEGDTLAPKIQTVQLTGKAKNAFPKDSLIVIYNKPVVDSLKDMFFIVENKDTVQVAAKKLDPVRYLVKRDAPWPTDSKFNLLRGYADTTLAKADSNGVRDTVIKTKYENKLTFESVSKLKLASMAGRIPGAKAGAVVRLKSVETGKFEYAKCSSYGVFSFNDLVEGGYIIDYYYADKGTGLPNGGSLNPFSFGSAWRSPIDTLKIKSGANDLEQLMPNLPALP from the coding sequence ATGATAGCTGCTTGCGCAACGCAGGTGGCTCCTTCGGGTGGACCCGAAGACAAGCTCCCGCCGCGTGTCGCGGCGGTGTCTCCGGCGCCAATGACTACGAACCATCCGAATGAACTGTCGGTGAAGTTGGAATTCGACGAATGGATTAACGCTTCGATTCCGCGTGGTGCAATTTCGATTTCGCCTCCGATTGAAAAGAAATTGCGCTACGAAGTTCACGGCAAAATGCTCGAAGTTTATTCGCGTGCGGAACTCGATACCGGTACGACTTATACGGTTACTTTTGCGGGCGGCATCAAGGACTTGCGCGGTAATGCACTTGCAAAGCCTTTCCAGGTTGTTTTTTCGACTGGGGCTATCATTGACTCCCTGACGCTTTCGGGCCGAGTGATGGTGCCGGATTCTCTTGTCCGCAAAAAGAATTATCCGAGCGTAGGGCTTTATTTGATGGGTGCTGAACGTGAATCCAAGCGCTATCTTGAAAAGTACCGCGATACGGTCACGCATGTGCTAGATTCGCTCCCGATGCTTACAAAAGAAGAACCGCTTTACATCACGGCGGCTGATAGCATTGGAAACTTTACGTTTACGGGGCTTAAAGCTGGGCATTATCGCGTAGTCGCATTTGTCGATGGGAATGGCAACCACAAGATTGAACCTTCGTCAGAACTTGCCGGTGTTTGGGTCTCGGACTTGCAGTTGAATGAAACGGTGCATGATACTTTGTGGATTGCGCTTGCGAACCAAGATACGTCTTTAATGGAACTGGACAACGTAACGCAGCCTTTTAAGGATGTGCTCGAAGCGAATTTCACGCGCCGTGTTTATTTTGATTCTGCTTTTGCGGATACCTCCAATTGCTATTTGTCTTCGAAGGATGGCGATACGCTTTATCCTCGACTTGTTTATCTCAGCACATCTAGCGCTCCGCGCTTTTACTTTGACCCGAAGCCGAAAGACGAGGTTTTGTACAAGTTTGTTTGCTCCAATGGCAAGGATTCTTTGAATCATGTGCTGGATACCGCTCGAAATTATGCTGAAATTGAATGGAAAGAAATGGAGGGTGATACGCTTGCTCCGAAAATCCAGACTGTTCAGCTTACAGGAAAGGCTAAAAATGCATTCCCGAAAGATTCCTTGATTGTTATTTACAACAAGCCTGTTGTCGATTCCTTGAAGGATATGTTCTTTATTGTCGAAAATAAGGATACCGTTCAAGTTGCTGCGAAAAAGCTCGATCCGGTCCGCTACCTTGTAAAGCGCGATGCCCCGTGGCCGACAGATTCCAAGTTCAACTTGTTGCGTGGCTATGCCGATACGACTTTGGCCAAGGCCGATAGCAATGGCGTCCGTGATACAGTAATCAAGACAAAGTACGAAAACAAACTTACGTTTGAATCCGTTTCCAAATTGAAGCTTGCTTCGATGGCTGGCAGAATTCCTGGTGCAAAGGCGGGTGCTGTTGTCCGCCTCAAGTCTGTAGAAACTGGCAAGTTTGAATATGCAAAGTGCTCTTCTTATGGAGTATTTTCCTTTAACGACCTTGTTGAAGGTGGTTACATTATTGATTATTATTATGCAGATAAAGGGACTGGACTTCCCAATGGCGGTTCTTTGAATCCCTTTAGCTTTGGCTCTGCATGGCGATCCCCGATTGATACGTTGAAAATCAAGAGTGGTGCAAACGATTTAGAACAACTGATGCCGAACTTGCCGGCATTGCCTTAA
- a CDS encoding sensor domain-containing diguanylate cyclase, which produces MNFLIVVLLVVTAVAMFAYRHFLDDILDINLGEHPYVVASADSVDGGTSAISMMRTDSSVVIEYELREGYAYPYVGIKIYLGDGKSKGLDLSKYDSLFVWLKPRNEGSVRLYMRGYDSGLYRKNDETSLKFNEIEFTPTKEPYPAVFVPQEFRVAGWWVSQNEINVHKARVDLSNIPLIEIQTGTNAPLGYGGMEINRLRFKGKKISQVDLVTTLVALWFVTFLIILIIRFFDYSRERAINRKKQEELKKNLRALEIEKSEYEKSSREDPLTGCLNRAGFSGVLLREQEKLNRTGGPVSFMIFDIDHFKEVNDTYGHLVGDEVLVNLAKLVQGMIRNTDSLVRWGGRRVCDSE; this is translated from the coding sequence ATGAATTTCCTGATTGTTGTGCTATTGGTGGTGACCGCCGTAGCCATGTTCGCATATAGGCATTTCTTGGACGATATTTTAGACATCAATCTCGGTGAACATCCTTATGTAGTTGCTAGTGCCGACTCCGTAGATGGTGGTACTTCGGCAATCTCCATGATGCGTACCGACAGTTCTGTCGTTATCGAGTATGAACTCCGTGAAGGCTATGCTTACCCGTATGTGGGCATCAAGATTTATTTGGGCGATGGTAAGTCCAAGGGGCTTGACCTTTCCAAGTACGACAGCCTTTTCGTATGGCTCAAGCCGCGTAACGAAGGCTCCGTGCGCCTTTACATGCGTGGTTACGACAGCGGTCTCTACCGTAAGAACGACGAGACTTCCCTCAAGTTCAACGAAATCGAATTTACTCCGACCAAGGAACCGTACCCGGCCGTGTTTGTCCCGCAGGAATTCCGCGTGGCTGGTTGGTGGGTTTCCCAGAACGAAATCAACGTGCACAAGGCGCGTGTAGACCTTTCGAATATTCCGCTGATTGAAATCCAGACGGGTACGAACGCTCCGCTCGGTTATGGCGGCATGGAAATCAACAGGCTCCGCTTTAAGGGCAAGAAGATTTCGCAGGTGGACCTCGTGACGACGCTTGTCGCTCTTTGGTTCGTCACCTTCCTTATCATCTTGATTATCAGGTTCTTTGACTACAGCCGCGAACGCGCAATTAACAGAAAGAAGCAGGAAGAACTCAAGAAGAACCTCCGTGCTTTGGAAATCGAGAAGAGCGAGTATGAAAAGTCCAGTAGGGAAGACCCGCTTACCGGTTGCCTCAACCGTGCTGGCTTTAGCGGCGTTCTCCTCCGCGAACAGGAAAAGCTGAACAGGACGGGCGGCCCTGTGTCGTTCATGATTTTCGATATCGACCACTTCAAGGAAGTGAACGATACTTATGGTCATCTTGTTGGTGACGAAGTCCTCGTGAACCTTGCAAAGCTTGTGCAGGGCATGATCCGCAATACGGATTCCCTCGTGCGTTGGGGTGGGCGAAGAGTTTGTGATTCTGAGTGA
- a CDS encoding LytTR family DNA-binding domain-containing protein encodes MFTALIADDEPLARVRMRSLLEAYSGEIEILGEAASGAQTIEKIHELDPDVIFLDIQMPDMDAFEVLKSLNEDDIPLIVFTTAYDNFALRAYEENVVDYLLKPIDPERLQATMAKLHKRMPHKSGQGVPADFSWDKFKEMMSASGLYMQRLQVKQPDRILLVNMDEVIRFQSEEKYTTAYTTTSQYIIDLTLVELEKRLDPRQFVRVHRAHLVAIDYISEIRKTDSGRLCVVLRDKNKTQITVSRNFVKTVKSL; translated from the coding sequence ATGTTTACTGCCTTAATTGCCGATGACGAACCTCTAGCACGCGTACGCATGCGTTCCCTGCTCGAAGCTTATTCGGGCGAAATTGAAATCCTGGGCGAAGCGGCTTCTGGCGCGCAGACGATTGAAAAGATTCATGAACTCGATCCGGATGTCATTTTCCTTGATATCCAGATGCCGGATATGGATGCTTTCGAAGTATTGAAGTCTCTGAACGAAGATGATATTCCGCTCATCGTGTTTACGACGGCCTACGACAACTTTGCGCTCCGTGCATACGAAGAAAATGTCGTTGATTACCTTTTGAAGCCGATTGATCCCGAGCGTTTGCAGGCGACAATGGCGAAACTCCATAAGCGCATGCCGCACAAAAGCGGACAAGGCGTTCCGGCAGATTTCTCGTGGGACAAGTTCAAGGAAATGATGAGCGCGAGCGGCCTTTACATGCAGCGCTTGCAGGTCAAGCAACCTGACCGCATTTTGCTTGTGAACATGGACGAGGTGATTCGTTTCCAGAGCGAAGAAAAGTACACGACCGCATACACGACCACATCGCAGTACATTATTGACCTTACGCTTGTGGAATTGGAAAAGCGGCTTGACCCGCGCCAGTTTGTTCGCGTGCATCGTGCGCATTTGGTGGCAATTGACTATATCTCCGAAATACGTAAGACGGACAGTGGCCGCCTTTGCGTTGTGCTTCGAGACAAGAATAAAACACAGATTACCGTTAGCCGTAACTTTGTAAAGACGGTCAAGAGTTTGTAA
- the lepB gene encoding signal peptidase I: MEQTSPKKNVKKFLKSFTREVIVPVILALIVIQYVIQAFQIPSGSMEDSLKTGDFLLGLKFTYGSPIPFSNQNFPGYAVPKHGDVVIFRYPGEPEYPDNNPKRYTHLFNALMLGNYYWDHAPENGQPHLVHYADGPKDYIKRCVAVSGDTVAVHGGRLFLNGKRQDSLPAFGKWTASVRTLSPRDEVEEFVVPSVGDTLYVDSLPMIKLWWLRSLVAQENPDSSVRLELSLLRNGRENNNYVFNDFKFPVENDRSLLLNAMLSRNQTVLQQRLTLGDSLSGAMPFNYFRELAKIGFLPMLDPHDPDLNRGFTRPVSYVSFEGSILQDLDGNVKRLNMVPPAPVDSTDSTEVEEKNHFEIQRNLYLGSEKIDRYVVKYPQFFMMGDNRDNSADSRYWGLVSLRNIRAKAFIIYFSFENDDGKFALGNPLTWWRIPFRVRFTRIGKIIDLIK; this comes from the coding sequence ATGGAACAGACATCTCCAAAAAAGAACGTAAAGAAGTTTCTTAAATCATTTACACGTGAAGTTATTGTACCGGTTATCCTTGCACTGATTGTTATCCAGTACGTTATCCAGGCATTCCAGATTCCGAGCGGCTCCATGGAAGATTCGCTCAAGACTGGCGACTTTTTGCTTGGCCTCAAGTTTACTTATGGTTCGCCGATTCCGTTCTCGAACCAGAATTTCCCGGGATACGCAGTGCCTAAACATGGCGATGTCGTCATTTTCCGCTATCCGGGCGAACCGGAATATCCCGATAACAATCCCAAGCGCTACACGCATTTGTTCAACGCACTTATGCTGGGCAATTACTATTGGGACCATGCCCCCGAAAATGGACAGCCGCACTTGGTGCATTACGCTGATGGCCCGAAGGATTACATCAAACGTTGTGTTGCTGTAAGTGGCGATACCGTTGCTGTTCATGGTGGCAGACTTTTCTTGAACGGCAAGCGTCAGGATTCGCTCCCCGCATTCGGAAAGTGGACCGCTAGCGTTCGCACGCTTTCGCCGAGAGACGAAGTCGAAGAATTTGTGGTGCCCTCCGTTGGCGATACGCTGTACGTAGATTCTCTCCCGATGATTAAACTCTGGTGGCTACGTTCGCTTGTGGCTCAGGAAAATCCGGATTCTTCTGTGCGCCTGGAACTTTCGCTTTTGCGTAATGGCCGTGAAAACAACAATTACGTGTTTAATGATTTCAAATTCCCGGTCGAGAACGATCGCTCTCTCTTGCTGAATGCGATGCTTTCGAGAAACCAGACCGTGCTCCAGCAGCGTCTCACTCTTGGCGATTCTTTGTCCGGAGCGATGCCGTTCAACTATTTCAGGGAACTTGCGAAGATTGGCTTTTTGCCGATGCTCGATCCGCACGATCCTGATTTGAACCGCGGCTTTACGCGCCCTGTAAGCTATGTGTCTTTTGAAGGCTCTATTCTTCAGGATCTCGATGGTAACGTGAAGCGCCTTAACATGGTGCCTCCGGCACCGGTTGATTCTACGGATTCTACTGAAGTTGAAGAAAAGAACCATTTTGAAATCCAGCGCAACCTTTATCTGGGTTCCGAAAAAATTGACCGCTATGTTGTTAAGTATCCGCAATTCTTTATGATGGGCGATAATCGCGACAATTCCGCCGATAGCCGTTATTGGGGACTTGTTTCGCTGCGCAATATTCGTGCAAAGGCATTTATCATTTACTTCTCGTTTGAAAATGATGATGGAAAGTTTGCTCTCGGCAATCCGCTTACTTGGTGGCGCATTCCGTTCCGTGTTCGATTCACCCGCATTGGCAAGATTATTGATTTGATTAAGTGA